A region of Paenibacillus thiaminolyticus DNA encodes the following proteins:
- a CDS encoding AI-2E family transporter gives MERFWKNKLFVNGVYVLLALFILYLLYLLKPLLGNVYGIVKSVLAPFLIAMIIAYVLNPVVNMLCERKVPRSMAVLLIYAVFIACVTVLLVNMIPMIMKQLEELNEQMPHLNAKAEELMDGLSESSLMPMSVRSSLNDWIYGMEKRVGKVITEFMNNLGATLNILMMALIVPFLIFYILKDFNVFERTVIAYVPKTHRKHMVMMLKEIDNAIGSYIRGQVLVCAIIGVLAYVGYWLIGLPYALLLALFVAIFNIIPYLGPYFGAAPALIVASTMSLKMMIFVITVNTICQILEGNIISPQVVGRTLHMHPLSIIFALLVGERLAGIIGMILAVPVFAALKVVLSHVFAYYVRRKTV, from the coding sequence GTGGAGCGTTTTTGGAAAAACAAGCTGTTCGTCAATGGCGTATATGTTCTGCTCGCCCTGTTCATCCTGTACCTCTTATACTTGTTGAAGCCGCTTCTGGGCAATGTGTACGGGATTGTGAAATCGGTGCTTGCCCCATTCCTCATCGCGATGATTATCGCCTACGTGCTTAATCCGGTCGTCAATATGCTGTGCGAACGCAAAGTTCCCCGTTCGATGGCGGTGCTGCTCATTTATGCGGTATTCATCGCCTGTGTCACCGTGCTGCTCGTCAATATGATTCCGATGATTATGAAGCAACTGGAGGAATTGAATGAGCAGATGCCCCACTTGAATGCGAAGGCCGAGGAACTGATGGATGGCCTTAGCGAGTCGTCTCTGATGCCCATGTCGGTCCGAAGCAGTCTGAACGATTGGATTTACGGCATGGAGAAGCGGGTGGGGAAGGTCATCACCGAATTTATGAACAACCTCGGCGCTACGCTTAACATCCTCATGATGGCGCTTATCGTGCCTTTTTTGATTTTCTATATATTGAAAGACTTCAACGTCTTCGAAAGGACGGTTATTGCCTATGTGCCGAAGACTCACCGCAAGCACATGGTCATGATGCTCAAAGAAATCGATAATGCGATCGGCAGCTATATCCGGGGGCAAGTCCTCGTCTGCGCCATTATCGGGGTGCTGGCTTATGTCGGTTATTGGCTGATTGGACTGCCATATGCGCTGCTGCTGGCCCTGTTCGTGGCCATTTTCAACATCATTCCGTATCTCGGTCCTTATTTCGGAGCGGCTCCCGCACTGATCGTCGCTTCGACCATGTCTTTGAAGATGATGATTTTCGTCATTACCGTCAATACCATCTGTCAAATTCTCGAAGGGAACATTATTTCGCCCCAGGTGGTTGGCCGGACGCTGCATATGCATCCGCTCTCGATTATTTTTGCCCTGCTCGTCGGAGAGCGGCTTGCCGGCATCATCGGAATGATTCTGGCCGTGCCGGTGTTTGCCGCGCTCAAAGTCGTCTTGTCCCATGTGTTCGCCTATTACGTGCGCCGCAAAACGGTGTGA
- the nrdG gene encoding anaerobic ribonucleoside-triphosphate reductase activating protein, translated as MSLRVMSIVHDSVVDGEGLRTVVFVSGCPHRCPGCHNPSSWRSDAGTLMSVEAVAADVLSNPLTDLTLSGGEPFLQARALAKLARIAKEAGRTVWCYTGYTVEELLQDGTRDQRKLLQLTDVLVDGRFLIERRRPGLRFRGSDNQRIWKMRNGQPDELIFV; from the coding sequence ATGAGCTTGCGGGTGATGTCGATTGTGCATGACAGTGTCGTGGACGGCGAAGGGCTAAGGACGGTCGTGTTCGTCAGCGGCTGTCCCCACCGCTGTCCGGGATGCCATAATCCAAGCTCCTGGCGCAGCGACGCCGGCACGCTGATGAGCGTCGAGGCGGTGGCGGCCGATGTGCTCTCCAATCCGCTGACCGATCTCACCTTATCGGGAGGCGAACCGTTCCTGCAGGCCCGTGCGCTTGCGAAGCTGGCCCGCATCGCGAAGGAAGCGGGCCGGACGGTCTGGTGCTACACCGGATATACGGTGGAGGAGCTGCTGCAGGACGGAACCCGGGATCAGCGGAAGCTGCTGCAGCTGACGGATGTGCTGGTGGACGGCAGGTTCCTGATTGAGCGCCGCCGCCCTGGCCTCCGCTTCCGCGGGAGCGATAATCAGCGCATCTGGAAAATGAGGAATGGCCAGCCTGACGAGTTAATTTTCGTTTAG
- a CDS encoding anaerobic ribonucleoside triphosphate reductase has translation MTIMPRLRDANVAEESAGGAGPMPWASWGSARKGDGGTLPDNHPLTGSLHEIVRDSDSDLMRENANVDGRSPMGIMSKMASECSRWYAMNYLLAPEAREAIEDNLLYPHDLDFYAYGTTTCCQIPLGQLLKRGFNTGHGHMREPQDIKSALALASIILQANQNQQHGGQAYPAFDYDLAPYVGKTFRRHLAYLESLPLQPELDREQEAWRLTERDVYQACEAFVHNANSMHSRGGGQVPFISINYGTDTSREGRMLVRQLLMATRAGLGKGETPIFPIQIFKVKTGVNFGEQDPNRDLYELALATTAERLFPNFAFLDAPFNKEHDDGTPESEVCYMGCRTRVMANVNGPSTPQGRGNLSFTSLNLVRIALLARTKEAFFSLLDDMLDIAVRQLAARYEYQARKRARDFAFLMQQGVWRGSERLQPEDELRDVLKQGTLSVGFIGLAEALVALTGSHHGQSEEARQLGLDIVAHMRRRMDEAVASNGMNYSLIATPAEGLSGKFTKRDRDDFGRLRGITDRDYYTNSFHVPVYYPIKAYDKIRIEGPYHALCNAGHITYVELDGSAKANPQALDRIVRAMAENGIGYGSMNHPVDRCRCCGHQDTIEDGCPVCGGTDDDIERIRRITGYLVGDMSKWNSAKRTEETERVKHR, from the coding sequence ATGACGATCATGCCGCGATTGCGCGATGCGAACGTTGCCGAAGAGAGTGCGGGAGGTGCCGGACCGATGCCTTGGGCATCCTGGGGGAGCGCCCGGAAGGGGGATGGCGGCACGCTGCCGGACAATCATCCGCTGACGGGGTCGCTGCACGAGATTGTACGGGACAGCGATTCGGATCTGATGCGGGAGAATGCGAATGTGGACGGCCGATCTCCGATGGGCATCATGAGCAAGATGGCCAGCGAATGCTCACGTTGGTATGCGATGAATTATTTGCTCGCTCCGGAAGCGCGGGAAGCGATCGAGGATAATCTGTTGTATCCTCACGATCTTGATTTCTATGCGTACGGAACGACGACCTGCTGCCAAATCCCGCTTGGACAATTGCTGAAGCGGGGCTTCAATACCGGCCACGGCCATATGCGGGAGCCGCAGGATATCAAGAGCGCGCTCGCTCTGGCCTCGATCATTTTGCAGGCGAATCAGAACCAGCAGCATGGCGGACAAGCGTATCCCGCCTTCGATTACGATCTTGCCCCGTATGTAGGCAAGACGTTCCGGCGCCATCTGGCCTACCTTGAATCGCTGCCGCTGCAGCCGGAGCTCGACCGGGAACAGGAAGCTTGGCGGCTGACGGAGCGCGACGTGTACCAGGCATGCGAAGCCTTCGTCCATAACGCCAATTCGATGCATTCGCGCGGCGGGGGACAAGTTCCGTTCATTTCCATCAATTACGGGACCGATACGTCGCGTGAAGGGCGCATGCTCGTCAGACAGCTGCTGATGGCGACGAGAGCGGGCTTGGGCAAGGGAGAGACACCGATCTTTCCGATTCAGATCTTCAAAGTAAAAACAGGCGTCAACTTCGGAGAGCAAGATCCGAACCGCGATCTGTACGAGCTGGCGCTGGCGACGACGGCGGAGCGGCTGTTCCCGAACTTCGCCTTCCTGGACGCGCCCTTCAACAAGGAGCATGACGACGGAACGCCAGAGAGCGAGGTCTGTTATATGGGCTGCCGCACCCGGGTCATGGCCAATGTGAACGGCCCGTCGACGCCGCAGGGGCGCGGCAATCTGTCCTTTACGTCACTTAATCTGGTCCGGATCGCGCTGCTCGCCCGCACGAAGGAAGCTTTTTTCAGCCTGCTGGACGATATGCTGGACATTGCCGTGAGACAGCTGGCCGCTCGCTATGAGTATCAAGCACGGAAGCGGGCCCGCGATTTCGCCTTCCTGATGCAGCAGGGCGTCTGGCGCGGCAGCGAGCGGCTTCAGCCGGAGGACGAACTGCGTGACGTATTGAAGCAGGGCACGCTCAGCGTCGGCTTCATCGGGCTGGCCGAGGCGCTTGTCGCCCTGACCGGCTCCCATCACGGCCAATCCGAGGAGGCACGCCAGCTTGGTCTTGACATTGTGGCCCATATGCGCCGCCGGATGGATGAAGCTGTGGCATCTAACGGGATGAACTATTCGCTTATCGCGACCCCGGCAGAAGGGCTGTCCGGCAAATTCACGAAGCGCGATCGGGATGATTTCGGCCGCCTTCGGGGAATTACCGATCGTGATTACTATACGAATTCATTTCATGTTCCGGTCTATTATCCGATCAAGGCGTATGACAAAATCCGCATCGAAGGGCCGTACCATGCCTTGTGCAATGCCGGTCATATTACATATGTCGAGCTGGACGGCAGCGCCAAAGCGAACCCGCAAGCGCTCGATCGGATTGTGCGTGCCATGGCAGAGAACGGGATCGGCTACGGATCGATGAACCATCCGGTTGATCGCTGCCGCTGCTGCGGCCACCAGGACACGATCGAGGATGGATGCCCCGTCTGCGGCGGTACCGATGATGACATTGAGCGCATTCGCCGCATTACCGGTTATCTGGTCGGCGATATGAGCAAATGGAATTCGGCCAAGCGGACGGAGGAGACCGAGCGGGTGAAGCATCGATGA